The proteins below come from a single Streptomyces tubercidicus genomic window:
- a CDS encoding DedA family protein has protein sequence MLEDLGSLSGTPWVYVIVSLSIVLDVFVPILPSGILVIAAATTAAGTGTAADAVGGVEVTATVHSGAHVAEMLSLMLCAATASVLGDMVAYRLARRGGDRFDRAIGRSRRLTTAQQRLGTALTRGGGGIVVLARFAPAGRSVVSLGAGVAHRTVREFLPWSALAGLAWAVYSVSLGYFGGHWLGASWMSTALSVVALFAAGSAAAFLMRRPERRTAH, from the coding sequence TTGCTGGAAGACCTGGGGTCCCTCAGCGGCACCCCGTGGGTGTATGTGATCGTCAGCCTCTCGATCGTTCTCGACGTATTCGTCCCGATCCTGCCCAGCGGAATCCTGGTGATCGCCGCGGCCACGACAGCGGCCGGCACCGGCACGGCAGCGGACGCGGTCGGCGGCGTCGAGGTCACCGCCACCGTCCACAGCGGTGCCCACGTGGCCGAAATGCTGTCCCTGATGCTCTGCGCGGCCACCGCCTCCGTGCTCGGCGACATGGTCGCCTACCGGCTCGCCCGCCGTGGCGGCGACCGCTTCGACCGCGCCATCGGCCGCTCCCGCCGACTGACCACCGCACAGCAGCGGCTCGGTACGGCGCTGACGCGGGGCGGCGGCGGCATCGTCGTCCTGGCCCGCTTCGCCCCTGCCGGGCGCTCCGTGGTCAGCCTGGGCGCCGGTGTCGCGCACCGTACGGTCCGCGAATTCCTCCCGTGGTCCGCACTGGCCGGTCTCGCCTGGGCCGTCTACAGCGTGAGCCTCGGCTACTTCGGCGGACACTGGCTCGGCGCCTCCTGGATGAGCACGGCCCTCTCCGTCGTCGCCCTCTTTGCCGCCGGATCGGCCGCCGCCTTCCTGATGCGCCGCCCGGAGCGCCGCACCGCGCACTGA
- a CDS encoding MarR family winged helix-turn-helix transcriptional regulator gives MRDGEGDGSGEPTATEDLLYGVIRRLWPLHRTIVRAVERELADTGLTAGEHALLDALCSEGPRTVPQLARSMGLDRQPVQRWVNHAAELGLVATAPNPAHRRSSLIRLTTEGTAAIRGIQQFEATELRERLADLPAEDVRSALHVLDRLGEEFRHLANGSRVQREETGSKGSRDSRGGEGMNGSEGTNGSSRSTATAEGHDSRPAPTPLMHKGRSGE, from the coding sequence GTGAGGGATGGCGAGGGGGATGGCTCCGGGGAGCCGACAGCCACCGAAGATCTGCTGTACGGCGTCATCCGACGCCTGTGGCCACTGCACCGCACGATCGTGCGCGCGGTGGAACGCGAGCTGGCGGACACGGGCCTGACCGCCGGCGAACACGCACTGCTGGACGCCCTGTGCAGCGAAGGCCCCCGCACCGTCCCGCAGTTGGCGCGCTCGATGGGGCTCGATCGCCAACCGGTGCAGCGCTGGGTGAACCACGCCGCGGAGCTGGGCCTGGTCGCCACCGCCCCGAATCCCGCCCACCGCCGCTCCTCCCTGATCCGGCTCACCACCGAAGGCACCGCGGCGATACGCGGGATCCAGCAGTTCGAGGCGACCGAGCTGCGGGAGCGACTGGCCGACCTGCCCGCCGAGGACGTCCGCAGCGCGCTGCACGTACTCGACAGACTCGGCGAGGAATTCCGGCACCTGGCAAACGGCTCGCGCGTTCAACGGGAGGAAACCGGCAGTAAGGGCAGTCGGGACAGTCGTGGCGGCGAAGGCATGAACGGCAGTGAAGGGACCAACGGCAGCAGCCGGAGTACCGCCACCGCGGAAGGCCACGACAGCAGACCCGCCCCCACCCCTCTCATGCACAAAGGACGGTCAGGAGAATGA
- a CDS encoding ABC transporter permease, with protein MLLPVNTTLGIVLAVLLIAAVAIAALARLGHTWAIAVAGLRAAAQLAAVSYLIGWVVHALPRLMAFLVLMFAVAVRTAGRRITRNRTWWWAAAPIAVGVVPVVGLLLLTGLVPPRGLTLIPVTGILIGGALTATVLAGRRALDELETRRGEFEAGLALGLLDRDARMEVARPAASDALLPGLDQTRTVGLVTLPGAFVGMLLGGASPVQAGAVQLFVLVALLAVQATACAVVLELVARGRLHRVPLTAAEGE; from the coding sequence GTGCTGCTGCCGGTCAACACCACTCTCGGGATCGTCCTCGCCGTCCTGCTGATCGCCGCCGTGGCTATCGCCGCCCTGGCCCGCCTCGGCCACACCTGGGCCATCGCCGTCGCCGGACTGCGCGCCGCCGCCCAACTCGCCGCCGTCTCCTACCTCATCGGCTGGGTGGTGCACGCCCTTCCCCGGCTGATGGCCTTCCTCGTGCTGATGTTCGCGGTGGCGGTACGGACCGCAGGCCGCCGGATCACCCGGAACCGCACCTGGTGGTGGGCCGCCGCGCCGATCGCCGTCGGGGTCGTCCCGGTCGTCGGCCTGCTGCTGCTCACCGGCCTGGTGCCGCCGCGCGGACTCACCCTCATCCCCGTCACCGGCATCCTGATCGGCGGCGCGCTGACCGCCACCGTCCTGGCCGGGCGGCGGGCGCTGGACGAGCTGGAGACCCGGCGCGGCGAGTTCGAGGCGGGCCTCGCCCTGGGGCTGCTCGACCGTGACGCACGGATGGAGGTCGCCCGCCCAGCCGCCTCGGACGCGCTGCTGCCGGGGCTCGACCAGACCCGGACCGTGGGATTGGTCACACTCCCCGGTGCGTTCGTCGGCATGCTGCTGGGCGGGGCCTCGCCCGTGCAGGCCGGTGCGGTGCAGCTGTTCGTGCTGGTGGCTCTGCTGGCGGTGCAGGCGACGGCCTGTGCGGTGGTGCTGGAGCTGGTCGCGCGCGGAAGGCTGCACCGCGTACCCTTGACGGCAGCAGAAGGGGAGTAG
- a CDS encoding HNH endonuclease family protein, translating to MKKVYARRVSLAAGSAAALVCTLTLSTQSAQAAPPSPPDAATARTYLADIKEQAEGPQDGYSRDKFPHWIDQGKNCNTREVVLKRDGTGVQQDSSCKVTSGKWVSAYDDATWTDPADLDIDHVVPLSEAWKSGAAQWTTERRKDLANDLTHSQLIAVTDNLNQEKGDQDPAKWLPPKKSYHCEYARMWVWVKHEYGMTADSAEKAALKKILDGC from the coding sequence ATGAAAAAGGTCTACGCGCGTCGAGTTTCCCTCGCCGCAGGCTCGGCCGCGGCCCTGGTCTGCACGCTGACGCTCAGCACCCAGTCCGCCCAGGCGGCACCGCCCAGCCCGCCGGACGCCGCCACCGCACGGACGTACCTCGCCGACATCAAGGAACAGGCCGAGGGCCCGCAGGACGGCTACAGCCGCGACAAGTTCCCGCACTGGATCGACCAGGGCAAGAACTGCAACACCCGCGAAGTGGTGCTCAAGCGTGACGGCACAGGCGTACAGCAGGACAGCAGCTGCAAGGTGACCAGCGGCAAGTGGGTCTCCGCCTACGACGACGCGACCTGGACCGACCCGGCCGACCTCGACATCGACCATGTCGTACCGCTGTCCGAGGCCTGGAAGTCGGGCGCCGCGCAGTGGACCACCGAGCGCCGCAAGGACCTGGCCAACGACCTCACCCACTCCCAGCTGATCGCCGTCACCGACAACCTCAACCAGGAGAAGGGTGACCAGGACCCGGCGAAGTGGCTGCCGCCGAAGAAGTCGTACCACTGCGAGTACGCCCGGATGTGGGTGTGGGTGAAGCATGAGTACGGCATGACCGCGGACTCCGCCGAGAAGGCCGCGCTGAAGAAGATCCTGGACGGCTGCTGA
- a CDS encoding nucleoside/nucleotide kinase family protein: MDPRHLFSRARRLADSATPARRRLLGITGPPGAGKSTLAAHLVAELAGKAALVPMDGFHLAEAELRRLGRTDRKGAPDTFDPAGYAALLARLRAPEPDSPVYAPAFDRRIEEPVAGSIPVAPHIPLIVTEGNYLLLDSAPWSRVRALLDEVWYVDLDTPERIRRLVDRHEHFGRPRADAERFVHASDEANARVVAATRDRADLVITFTPEEAPPPAGT; this comes from the coding sequence ATGGATCCCCGGCACCTCTTCTCCCGCGCGCGACGGCTCGCCGATTCCGCGACTCCCGCCCGACGGCGGCTGCTCGGTATCACCGGCCCGCCCGGCGCCGGTAAGTCCACCCTCGCCGCACACCTCGTGGCGGAGCTGGCCGGGAAGGCGGCGCTCGTCCCGATGGACGGCTTCCATCTCGCCGAGGCAGAGTTGCGCCGCCTGGGCCGTACGGACCGCAAGGGCGCGCCGGACACCTTCGATCCGGCCGGATATGCCGCGCTGCTGGCACGTCTGCGCGCACCGGAGCCGGACAGCCCCGTCTACGCCCCGGCGTTCGACCGCCGTATCGAGGAGCCGGTCGCCGGCAGCATCCCCGTGGCGCCCCACATCCCGCTCATCGTGACCGAGGGCAATTACCTCCTCCTCGACTCCGCCCCCTGGTCGCGCGTCCGCGCTCTGCTCGACGAGGTCTGGTACGTGGATCTGGACACCCCGGAGCGGATCCGGCGGCTGGTCGACCGTCATGAGCACTTCGGGCGTCCGCGCGCCGACGCCGAGCGGTTCGTCCACGCCTCGGACGAGGCCAACGCCCGTGTCGTGGCGGCCACTCGCGACCGCGCCGACCTCGTCATCACCTTCACCCCCGAAGAGGCCCCGCCGCCCGCAGGCACCTGA
- a CDS encoding DoxX family protein has translation MSAPLTSFAQRSTPHALALFRIVIGLLFACHGASSLFGVLGGAMGQGGTVPTGSWPGWYAAVIQLAGGLLVMLGLGTRAAAFISSGSMAYAYFSTHQGSALWPIQNGGEPSAMYCWAFLLLACTGPGAWALDRVFFSDRRADAAPAAQREPSTA, from the coding sequence ATGTCCGCACCGCTCACGTCGTTCGCCCAGAGATCGACCCCACACGCGCTCGCGCTCTTCCGCATCGTCATCGGCCTGCTCTTCGCCTGCCACGGCGCGTCCTCACTCTTCGGCGTCCTCGGCGGCGCGATGGGTCAGGGCGGCACCGTCCCCACGGGCAGCTGGCCGGGCTGGTACGCCGCGGTGATCCAGCTGGCGGGCGGCCTCCTGGTGATGCTCGGCCTGGGCACCCGCGCCGCCGCGTTCATCAGCTCCGGCTCGATGGCGTACGCGTACTTCTCCACGCACCAGGGTTCGGCGCTGTGGCCCATACAGAACGGCGGGGAGCCCTCCGCCATGTACTGCTGGGCGTTCCTGCTGCTCGCCTGCACCGGCCCCGGCGCATGGGCGCTCGACCGGGTCTTCTTCAGCGACCGCCGAGCGGACGCGGCCCCGGCCGCCCAGCGGGAGCCCTCCACCGCCTGA
- a CDS encoding GNAT family N-acetyltransferase, producing MSGLHASDGTHGTGDHGAGDPAVAPFAWHPRPETAADTAAVRRLHLAAFETPGEADLVDALRRDPSAWLPGLSYVADVPDGTPAAHALLTRCHVDEVPAVALAPCAVLPAYQKRGAGGAVIRALLEAAREAGERTAIVLGHPPYYPRFGFAPAASRFGILPPQPWPDEAFMALSLDGSIPPPGTVRYARAFGID from the coding sequence ATGAGCGGCCTCCACGCCTCCGACGGCACGCACGGGACCGGCGACCACGGCGCCGGGGACCCGGCCGTGGCTCCCTTCGCCTGGCACCCCCGCCCCGAGACCGCCGCGGACACCGCGGCCGTCCGCCGGCTCCATCTCGCCGCCTTCGAGACGCCTGGGGAGGCCGATCTCGTCGATGCGCTGCGCCGCGACCCGTCGGCCTGGCTGCCGGGCCTGTCCTACGTCGCCGACGTACCGGACGGCACCCCGGCCGCCCATGCGCTGCTGACCCGCTGTCATGTCGACGAGGTGCCCGCCGTGGCGCTCGCGCCGTGCGCGGTGCTGCCCGCGTACCAGAAGCGCGGTGCGGGCGGTGCGGTGATCCGGGCGCTCCTGGAGGCCGCGCGGGAGGCCGGCGAGCGGACCGCGATCGTGCTCGGCCATCCGCCGTATTACCCGCGCTTCGGATTCGCCCCGGCCGCGTCCCGGTTCGGCATTCTGCCCCCGCAGCCCTGGCCGGACGAGGCCTTCATGGCGCTGTCCCTGGACGGTTCCATACCCCCGCCCGGCACGGTGCGCTACGCCCGCGCCTTCGGTATCGACTGA
- a CDS encoding FAD/NAD(P)-binding protein, with amino-acid sequence MAADHFADHRSALAVVGAGPRGTSVLERICASAAELAPGSRLTVHVIDPAPPGAGQVWRTAQPPELLMNTVASQVTLFTDDSVECAGPIRTGPSLYDWEGCDAGPDDYPGRALYGHYLEWFFHRTVRTAPEDVTVVTHPARAVRLAQAPDGSQSLTLDDGRTLHGLGAVVLAQGHLPTVADAEQRQLADYAAGHGLAYMAPANPADLCAGLEALAPGRPVLLRGLGLTFFDHMALLTTARGGRFVRGTDGALTYLPSGREPRLYAGSRRGVPYHARGDNAKGAHGRHLPLLLTADVIAAFRKRADAGELPDFLAEVWPLVAKEVEAVYYEALLARRGAGAAPGPLCRERFRRRFLDSAHRGPEEAAALDAFGIAPAERWDWERVSRPHAERSFTGRAAFREWLLDHLRQDAAHARQDNVSGPVKAALDVLRDLRNELRQIVDHGGLAGASRRDHLDRWYTPLNAFLSIGPPRRRIEEMTALIEAGVLEVIGPRMTVRPGSADGHEPGFTAYSPEVPGSTVTAAALIEARLPEPDVRRTADPLLARLLAEGGARPHTVDGYESGGLDVSPSPYHLIGADGRRHPRRFAVGVPTEGVHWVTAAGARPGVGSVTLADTDAVARAALRAAVDDADAGPSGRPGAGVSPANGVTAAARVVLATGAVSAADTAASGQSSPMARG; translated from the coding sequence TTGGCCGCCGACCACTTCGCCGACCACCGATCCGCTCTCGCCGTCGTCGGCGCCGGGCCGCGCGGGACGAGCGTACTGGAGCGGATCTGCGCGTCGGCCGCCGAACTGGCCCCCGGCTCCCGGCTGACCGTCCATGTCATCGACCCCGCGCCGCCCGGCGCCGGGCAGGTGTGGCGCACCGCCCAGCCGCCCGAGCTCCTGATGAACACCGTGGCCTCGCAGGTCACCCTGTTCACCGATGACAGCGTCGAGTGCGCCGGCCCGATACGCACCGGGCCGAGCCTGTACGACTGGGAGGGGTGCGACGCCGGCCCGGACGACTATCCGGGGCGCGCGCTGTATGGGCACTATCTGGAGTGGTTCTTCCACCGGACGGTGCGCACCGCTCCCGAGGACGTGACGGTCGTGACGCACCCGGCCCGCGCGGTGCGGCTGGCCCAGGCCCCGGACGGCTCGCAGTCCCTCACCCTCGACGACGGCCGGACGCTGCACGGCCTGGGCGCGGTGGTCCTCGCCCAGGGTCATCTGCCGACCGTCGCGGACGCGGAGCAGCGGCAGCTGGCCGACTACGCCGCCGGGCACGGGCTGGCCTATATGGCGCCCGCCAACCCCGCCGACCTCTGCGCCGGCCTGGAGGCGCTCGCGCCGGGCCGTCCCGTACTGCTGCGCGGTCTCGGCCTCACCTTCTTCGATCACATGGCGCTGCTGACGACGGCCCGGGGCGGCCGGTTCGTCCGCGGCACCGACGGGGCGCTGACGTATCTGCCGTCCGGCCGTGAACCCCGGCTGTACGCGGGCTCCCGGCGCGGCGTTCCGTACCACGCGCGCGGCGACAACGCGAAGGGCGCACACGGCCGTCATCTGCCGCTGTTGCTCACCGCGGACGTGATAGCGGCCTTCCGCAAGCGCGCGGACGCCGGTGAACTGCCCGACTTCCTGGCGGAGGTGTGGCCCCTGGTGGCCAAGGAGGTGGAAGCGGTCTACTACGAGGCGCTGCTGGCGCGGCGGGGTGCGGGCGCTGCGCCGGGTCCTCTCTGCCGGGAACGTTTCCGGCGGCGCTTCCTGGACAGCGCGCACCGCGGCCCCGAAGAGGCCGCCGCGCTGGACGCGTTCGGGATCGCGCCGGCCGAGCGCTGGGACTGGGAGCGGGTCTCCCGGCCGCACGCGGAGCGGTCGTTCACCGGCCGCGCCGCCTTCCGGGAGTGGCTGCTGGACCATCTGCGGCAGGACGCCGCACACGCCCGCCAGGACAATGTGTCCGGCCCGGTCAAGGCGGCCCTGGACGTGCTGCGGGATCTGCGCAACGAACTGCGGCAGATCGTCGACCACGGCGGGCTGGCCGGCGCCTCCCGCCGCGACCACCTGGACCGCTGGTACACCCCGCTCAACGCCTTTCTGTCCATCGGGCCGCCGCGGCGCCGGATCGAGGAGATGACCGCGCTGATCGAGGCGGGGGTGCTGGAGGTGATCGGCCCCCGGATGACGGTCCGGCCCGGCTCCGCCGACGGCCACGAGCCCGGTTTCACGGCGTACTCGCCGGAGGTGCCGGGCTCGACGGTGACGGCGGCGGCGCTGATCGAGGCGCGGCTGCCGGAACCGGATGTCCGGCGTACCGCGGACCCGCTGCTGGCCCGGCTGCTGGCGGAGGGCGGCGCCCGGCCGCACACCGTGGACGGCTACGAAAGCGGCGGGCTCGATGTGTCACCGAGCCCGTACCACCTCATCGGGGCCGACGGACGGCGCCATCCGCGGCGGTTCGCGGTCGGGGTGCCGACCGAGGGCGTGCACTGGGTGACGGCGGCCGGAGCGCGCCCCGGCGTGGGGTCGGTCACCTTGGCGGATACGGATGCGGTGGCGCGGGCGGCGTTGCGGGCAGCGGTCGACGACGCGGACGCGGGCCCGAGTGGGAGGCCGGGGGCGGGCGTGAGCCCTGCTAACGGCGTGACGGCGGCGGCAAGGGTGGTTTTGGCGACAGGGGCGGTTTCGGCGGCGGATACGGCCGCTTCCGGCCAAAGCTCCCCCATGGCCAGAGGTTGA
- a CDS encoding methyltransferase, which produces MNHPPVVEWTEADQPRSARWRSENGAPPPRRIVIADDRTKADDAYRLACEGTALLWRGDFHNARQLLTAMARRIDRRPRKTPPADVTQAFHLHRAAQNHRARILGMLLVPLDSAFAVPLHRAPDVREACIRAYGPGEPDCGEAATGGEAATEGPDPTTTLVSLRELLALIGANEWRKKGVEIPALGGDRIHPHYGVFSPARGEYIDLVAEAPLPTEELAFDIGTGTGVLASVLARRGVRRIVATDQDPRALACARENTARLGVAGQVEVIEADLFPAGRAPLVVCNPPWVPAKPTSPVEHAVYDPGNRMLHGFLNGLADHLTPDGEGWLILSDLAEHLGLRPHTELLDAFAQAGLTVLGRLDITPRHPRARDTSDPLHVARAAEVTSLWRLGLADRTASDPR; this is translated from the coding sequence GTGAACCACCCTCCGGTCGTCGAATGGACCGAGGCCGACCAGCCCCGCTCCGCCCGTTGGCGCTCCGAGAACGGCGCCCCGCCACCGCGCCGTATCGTCATCGCGGACGACCGGACCAAGGCCGACGACGCCTACCGGCTCGCCTGTGAGGGCACCGCGCTGCTGTGGCGCGGCGACTTCCACAACGCCCGTCAGCTGCTGACGGCGATGGCCCGCCGTATCGACCGGCGCCCCCGCAAGACACCGCCCGCCGATGTCACCCAGGCGTTCCACCTGCACCGGGCCGCGCAGAATCACCGCGCCCGCATCCTGGGCATGCTGCTGGTCCCCCTCGACTCGGCCTTTGCCGTCCCGCTGCACCGCGCCCCCGACGTCCGCGAGGCCTGCATCCGGGCGTACGGCCCCGGAGAGCCCGACTGCGGAGAGGCCGCCACGGGCGGGGAGGCCGCCACGGAGGGCCCGGACCCGACGACCACCCTGGTCTCGCTGCGCGAACTCCTCGCCCTGATCGGCGCCAATGAATGGCGCAAGAAGGGTGTCGAGATCCCGGCGCTCGGCGGGGACCGCATCCATCCGCACTACGGCGTCTTCTCCCCGGCCCGCGGCGAATATATCGACCTGGTGGCCGAGGCGCCGCTGCCCACGGAGGAGCTGGCGTTCGACATCGGCACCGGCACCGGCGTCCTTGCCTCGGTGCTGGCCCGGCGCGGAGTGCGCAGGATCGTGGCCACCGACCAGGACCCGCGGGCGCTGGCCTGCGCCCGCGAGAACACCGCACGACTGGGTGTCGCCGGGCAGGTGGAGGTCATCGAGGCCGATCTGTTCCCCGCCGGCCGCGCCCCGCTGGTCGTCTGCAACCCCCCATGGGTGCCCGCGAAACCGACCTCCCCCGTGGAGCACGCGGTCTACGACCCGGGCAACCGTATGCTGCACGGCTTCCTGAACGGCCTCGCGGACCATCTGACACCGGACGGCGAGGGCTGGCTGATCCTCTCCGACCTGGCGGAGCACCTCGGACTGCGTCCGCACACCGAACTCCTCGATGCCTTCGCCCAGGCCGGCCTCACGGTCCTGGGCCGGCTCGACATCACCCCGCGCCACCCGCGCGCCCGTGACACCTCCGACCCGCTCCACGTGGCCCGCGCGGCCGAAGTCACCTCCTTGTGGCGCCTGGGCCTTGCGGACCGGACCGCATCCGACCCCCGCTGA
- a CDS encoding alkaline phosphatase D family protein: MAGLRLGPLLRYVDAGSATVWVETDRPCTVHIRCDDGAAGAQHTWQVAGHHYALVPVTGLTPGSETPYRVLLDDEQQVWPLPGSRFPASTIRTLPASAQEPLDFAFGSCRWSATPSNAGHDPVGPDALDTLAATLAAGSARRRPDVLLLLGDQVYADQTSEATAQILAGRRDLTEPPWKQVADYEEYTYLYYESWLDPEVRWLLSTVPSCMIFDDHDVIDDWNTSASWLARMRATPWWRERILGGLMSYWVHQHLGNLSPAELAADELYARVRSVPDATDLVREFADRADTDPAHARWSYRRDFGRVRLVMIDTRATRVLDEGHRAMLDKTEGEWLRQAMLDGRGSYDHLLLGSSLPWLLPHLIHAGEGWNAALCAGERGPRWARRSERLRQRADLEHWSAFPGSFTALTELIAEAGSGPGAPATVCVLSGDVHHAYVAEPHWRGAGPHPTSRVLQLTCSPVHNSIPGSLQAGFRFGWSRSGRWLGKLLARHGRLPRPAVKWRRTGGPWFGNQLMTLTLAGRAARLALDQTRREKRGGVRLVTVWRAALADARVGGESGGAGDRAAGTERPKSG; the protein is encoded by the coding sequence ATGGCCGGACTGCGCTTGGGGCCGCTACTGCGGTACGTCGACGCGGGCAGCGCGACGGTGTGGGTGGAGACCGACCGGCCGTGCACCGTACACATCCGGTGCGACGACGGGGCGGCCGGCGCACAGCACACCTGGCAGGTCGCCGGGCACCACTACGCGCTGGTCCCGGTGACCGGTCTGACACCCGGCAGCGAGACGCCCTACCGGGTGCTGCTCGACGACGAGCAGCAAGTATGGCCACTGCCCGGCAGCCGCTTCCCCGCGAGCACGATCCGCACCCTCCCCGCCTCCGCACAGGAGCCCCTGGACTTCGCCTTCGGCTCCTGCCGCTGGTCCGCGACGCCCTCGAACGCGGGGCACGACCCGGTCGGCCCGGACGCCCTGGACACCCTCGCCGCCACACTGGCCGCCGGTTCCGCACGGCGGCGCCCCGATGTGCTGCTCCTGCTGGGCGACCAGGTCTACGCCGACCAGACCTCCGAGGCGACCGCGCAGATACTGGCCGGCCGCCGCGACCTCACCGAGCCGCCGTGGAAGCAGGTCGCCGACTACGAGGAATACACCTACCTCTACTACGAGTCCTGGCTCGACCCGGAGGTCCGCTGGCTGCTGTCCACGGTCCCCAGCTGCATGATCTTCGACGACCACGATGTGATCGACGACTGGAACACCTCGGCCTCCTGGCTGGCCCGGATGCGCGCGACGCCGTGGTGGCGCGAGCGCATACTCGGCGGTCTGATGTCCTACTGGGTGCACCAGCATCTGGGCAATCTCTCCCCCGCGGAACTGGCCGCCGACGAGCTGTACGCGCGGGTGCGCTCGGTGCCGGACGCCACGGACCTGGTGCGGGAGTTCGCGGACCGTGCGGACACGGATCCGGCGCATGCGCGCTGGAGCTACCGCCGCGACTTCGGCCGGGTACGCCTGGTCATGATCGACACCCGGGCCACCCGTGTCCTGGACGAGGGCCACCGCGCGATGCTCGACAAGACCGAGGGCGAATGGCTGCGGCAGGCGATGCTGGACGGGCGCGGCAGCTATGACCATCTGCTGCTCGGCAGTTCGCTGCCCTGGCTGCTGCCGCATCTCATCCATGCCGGGGAGGGCTGGAACGCCGCGCTGTGCGCCGGTGAACGCGGCCCCCGCTGGGCCCGCCGCAGCGAGCGGCTGCGCCAGCGCGCCGACTTGGAGCACTGGTCGGCCTTCCCCGGATCCTTCACCGCGCTCACCGAGCTGATCGCCGAGGCCGGCTCCGGTCCCGGCGCCCCGGCGACGGTGTGTGTGCTGTCCGGGGACGTGCACCATGCGTATGTGGCGGAGCCGCACTGGCGCGGCGCCGGTCCGCACCCCACGAGCCGGGTGCTGCAGCTGACCTGCTCCCCCGTCCACAACAGCATCCCCGGCTCGCTGCAGGCCGGTTTCCGGTTCGGCTGGAGCCGCTCCGGCCGGTGGCTGGGCAAGCTGCTGGCCCGGCACGGGCGGCTGCCCCGGCCGGCGGTGAAGTGGCGGCGCACCGGCGGTCCCTGGTTCGGCAATCAGCTGATGACGCTGACGCTGGCGGGCCGTGCGGCGCGGCTCGCCCTGGACCAGACCCGCCGGGAGAAGCGGGGCGGCGTCCGGCTCGTCACGGTCTGGCGTGCTGCGTTGGCGGATGCGCGAGTTGGCGGGGAATCCGGTGGTGCGGGCGATCGGGCGGCGGGCACCGAACGGCCGAAGTCGGGATGA